The Thamnophis elegans isolate rThaEle1 chromosome Z, rThaEle1.pri, whole genome shotgun sequence DNA window TCCCTGAGGTGTTAATTAAGCCATCCTATCAGATGGCTATTCGTAGTTCCCTTTGGCACCTTGGAATTGGCCAAATTGGTTGCAGAATTCTGATTGGCTCTATGTGAAGTCCCCTCTCCTCTCATACCTCTTCATTCTTCACCACCCTCCTAGTGGTGCTGGATGACTCCAAGAGAGTAGCCAAACGGAAGCTGATTGAAGAGAACCGGGAGAGACGGCGCAAAGAGGAAATGATGAAATCCCTTCAGCACCGGCCAGAGCCAACCTCAGAGGAATGGGAGCTGATACGCATCGCTACGGATGCACACTGCAGTACCAATGCCCAAGGCAGCCATTGGAAACAGAAGCGGAAATTCCTGGTAAATTGTACTGGCAAATAGGGTGCACTGTTCTGTTTGTCAGAATTGACACAATACACAATTTTACgtatttctttcccttctttcgtTTTGATTACGTATGGTCCTTCCTAAATTatattcatttagcgactgttggGAATTACAgctgcactggaaaaaatgaattaTGAGGCATCTCATGGTCCCTGCAATCACATAATCACAATTCAGGCATTTAGAACAGTTGCAGCATTGTGCAAgttcacatgattgccatttgcaatcttctcagcCAGCTTTTGACTGGCAaatgtcagtggggaagccagcaagagGTCGCAGGTTGCAATTGCCTGATGTCTCATTAAACAATCACaggtgattcacctaacaaccataaCTGGGACTGCTAGAACTGCACTACTAAGCAGTGCATTCACATGATGTTTCATTTAACCACCACTTAACTTAGCCACAGTTTTAGTCCCAATTAGAGTCATTAGGCAAGGACTGTCTGTAATATTGTCCGcccctatttttcttttgaaagccTGTCTTTCTGTAGATCCCTTTACCCCAGGCTTTCCCCAGGATCTGATAAAATAAAAGTACGCCCAGGATTATAAGTGAATTTATGCCTAATTTACTGGGCATCAAGTGGTTAccaaaaaatatacatataatttGACACATGCCTCTGTTTTGTGCTGATATTGGACTTACATGTTTCTCAttcttggtaacttgaagatgtgtggatttcaacccccagaatgctggttggggaagtcttgggagctgaagtctatGCATCTTGTTGAGGAACACTATACAAATCATTCCAGAGCTAACTGAACATCGGAACTTGTTTTTCTTTGGTTTCTTCCTTAACCATTGGAAAAAGACATAAATATACAGTTAGAGTTTATGTACTTAGAATTATACATCTGGACAAAGTATATTTACATTCCGCTTAAACTAATTAAGATACTTGGTAAGTACATATTTCAGCTATATGTTAGATCAGgaatatcaaactcaaggccccggcacctgatccggcctgtggggtacttagatttgtcccatggggccaccctagaaatagcaaaggaccggcccatggtgcttctgccattgaaaacagagctccgttttcactggcagagggttgcaggaggctgtggcagccaaaaatggagtttggtagctggtttttgctggcagagcgcttgggccaccacaagtgcccccaacacgagtggcATCCAGTTGGCGGCATTTGGCcgccctggccatgcccattgcGGTGGTTAAACActaccctgatgcggccctcaatgaaattgagtttgacactcctgtgctAGCTCTTTTGCAGCGCTCCATTTATGAGTAAAAGTAAGAAAGCTACTATGAAGTAGGCAAAAGCGGAACTTTGTGCCATTAAAAAGGACCATTTTGCACCCAAAAAATCTTAAGTTCTGTGCTAAAATCAGAAGATGAATGTACCCTAATGCTATAGATCTATTCCAAATTGTGAGCACCTTTTCAAAACAGGCATTTAGCTGTATGGTGTCTCTCTTAAactttttctcattccatttattattaatttgaatttgaataaatttcagaccagaaatatacagtataattttaaaatctctctttcattcattcataaattgTCTGgcgaaatttattttatttttataaacttaTTTTATTTCAGTACACCATATGCCCaggccttgaaaaaaaaaacccaatattttatgCATTTAACATTATTTACACTTTTGCATATTGAATGTTAACAATTATACTAAGCTCAGAGTCAGAGTAAACATAATGATAAAACTGATAATTCAACTATGTTTTATTAAGATTACTTTCACTGCCATAATTTAGCATAGTATTTATCAGACATGGCAAATTTTAAGTgtatggtcttcaactcccagaattccccagccacctacTGGCTGGATAATTCTAGAAGctgaaatctacacatcttaaaatttgcTGAGGTTAGAACGTACTGATTTAGCAGATTCGGTGCTGCAGAGGTACCTTTGAAGGGTTAATTTGCTTGAGCAAATGGACACAGCTGTGACCTCTCAGCTCTGATCAAGGACAGATGGAATGGAAACCCCTCAATGccacccctctctcctcccctattTCTAAGCAGAGCAGGAATTGCTGGCTTGGGGTGCCCTCTGCTGGCCATAATCAGTTAATGTCAGGGCAGGTCAGGACATGGAGGTCACAGAAAGTGAggcttgggggtggggagaggaaatAGGCCAGCAGACTGAGGGGGTCATGGGTTAAGATTGCTCTGTCTGTTCCCGCAGCCTTTATAGTATGCAGCAGTTCCTTACCGAACACAGGAAGTACTCCCAAAATTTAGTCTAAAAATGGACTAAAAAGCATTACTCTTCAGTTCATATAACAAAACTAAACAGGCCCTATTCTTAAACTGCTTGTGtataagaaagaaatttaaacctGAGAGGTGGAGACTTCTGGGCTTTATCAGCACATGATTTGAGTATGGTCTTCCCAAGTATGCCAAATGCCTGGGAAATGAAGTGTGGAAAGCTTTCCACATTTTCATTGGAAAACAGGAGGAAGCTCTCTAAGGCTGATATTGTTTTTTCAAAAGCACTCAGATCCAGAACAGCCAAAGGCAGATGGGTGTCATTCTCAAACTAGTGCATTGGAGTAGAACCACGGATTCTGATCTTCCCAGCCTCAAGGGACCAAAACTTGTATTTTCAGCAATGCAACTCTTACATTTGCACAGTGTATTAGCAGAATAATATCTGCTAAAACtggtcttttaaattgtttttaataattttaaagatttttaaataaaaatcattcaaataataattataatggttattaaaatattttaatagggTGATATTATTTTGATATTAATTGTAGTACCCTAAAGAGATCATCACCTTGTAAAGAAGTTGAGAGAAGGAAAAGTTATCGACAGATAGGAGTTATATTTCCAATGTTAGGGCTGGATGATAAATTTCCTGTTGTATGGGGTCTCCCGAGTTAGTTCTCTGCAGACGTTTAATTCTGCTTCTTTCTCCCACTCGTAGCCTGAAGATATTGGTCAGTCACCAATGGCCTCCATGCCTGATGGAGACAAAGTAGACCTGGAGGCATTCAGTGAGTTTACGAAGATCATTACCCCTGCCATCACCCGTGTGGTGGATTTTGCCAAAAAACTGCCCATGTTTTCAGAGGTAAGCAAAGGATAGTGAGCAAAGAGAGAGTAGAGGAATTTGATTATTTGGTTGTGAAGTTTTGAACTTCCAGAGAATTTCTCCCTATATTCTTGTTTTATAATAATTGAAACCATTTTGGTTGGTTGTTAGGAAGACATAGGAATACAATATATacgtagtcctcgatttatgattgGTCGCTTAATgacatttcaaagttacaatggagaCCCCTTCCCCAAAGGTACTTACAATCTGattctgaagttacaacagctacCACCATCTCCTGAAATCACATGATCATATTTTGGAAGTTTAGTAACCAGCCCCCATTTACAGGCTTTTGCAGAGTCCCATGATTATGTGACCACAATTTATATTTTTGTAGAAAACCagtcttccatttttttcaacaACAATGCCCCAGAGTGAACAatgagttcacttaatgactaccacatttacttaatgaccacttcaaaaaaaggttgtaaaattaggtCTGGTCACTTGGTGACTCACTTTAAGACCATGATGACTTAtaaccataatgggcaggctttGTTATGATTATAAATTGAGGAATATTTCTATGGTCACATCATCAGTATCTTCACATGCCATCCCTCCTCCCATCAAGTCCTGGTCTGAAAGATTTTAGTCTTATGAGGTTTGTCCCACCAGCCCTACTTTGGTCATATACCTTTCTTCAGCTCTTTAGATACACAGGAGATGATAGGGAATTATGAAGATAAGTGTCAAATAGTATTAGTTCATCCTATGTCTGCAAGGTTAAAGCGtgatttaaattaaaagaaaatgaaatttcataAATATTTCTATCAAATGATGTTACTCCTTTTCCAAGATCTTTTATGGAATGGCTCATGGATCACTACAAAAAGAATAGCTCTTGTAACTTAGAATGCATTGCACCCCGAATAGACTTTGCTTAGTTAAATTGAACTTTATTGCTTACTAAATATAACCAACCAAGGAGATTCTTCTGCTATAGTAGATTTGCTTTCAGTGATACAATCATATGGCCTAGTTAACTGGGCATATTCTGATGTTGTCATATTCAGTTTGTGATTCCTGCTTGACTGGAATCATTTTGTACAGGAGAAATCcttaactaaaagaaaaaaaaacattacaccGAAGCAGCAGATTGGATGAATAGGAACTCCAGAAAGTATTGAAAGTAGAGAGGCGtttgaagaagggagggagctAAGCCTTTGTTCATTCCCAAGGTGGATAAATGATTATGTTGGTATTGATGATTATTCCAATTCCCCTATACCATCTATTCCAACAAAACAGAATATACCATTAGTTTACATCAAAAGAACGATCAATATAATAGATGAGACAAGTTAAATAACACTCACAGTCACCCAGGTTTTCTGGAATGATATCATTTTACCACATCTAAATGTCATCAAGAAGGTGTAATTGATAAGACTATAAACCGGAAGgatggtggagggagggagattctAAAGTCATAGAATTGCAGTGGGGAGTCACGACTTTCAGTCTCCTCCCAACCTTCAGAAGGAGATGATTCTGAAAACACCAGGAAGCCAAAGCATAAAAGGCTTTACAATTTAAAACCAGCATTTTGAACAGTACCTGGAAACTCACTGGCAGCCAAGACATGCCACAAATCACTGCTGTATCCTATGCTTGCCAGCCACAAGCCAAGGATCCAcagtagaggtgggttgctcccgattcACCTCagatcggccaaaccagtagtagcggcggtgggaggctccacccactggcctggatgcttctgcgcatgcgcaagcgaactggtagtaaaaaattcggaaacccaccactggcccataaGTGTTTTGCACTTATGTCAGTTCCTGAGTAGCTTTCAAAGGCAGCCTCAGTTGAGGTCTAAAGATAGTTCTCCATTAACTACAgtaattgggaccaaaatttccataGTTAAGCAATGCAGTTCTAAATCATGACAACATCACATGAATGCATTCCTTAGTGAAGGCAATCTCTGCACTCCTGATTGCTGCTGTTAACTAAATTCCCACAGTCGTTAGTTGAGGACCCAGCCCGATCTAAGCCACTCCCTCCCATCTCTATGCCGCGGTTAAGTAAGAGCCAGCCTCctctttaaccccccccccatttgcttAGCTCCCATCCATCTCTGCCCCTTTTGCCGCCTATCTATCCATTGCTGACAGCTGCCGCTGTTGTTCAGCCCTGACCAATACCACTACACTGTGCAGACTATTTAAAAGACGGAACCTCCTATCACACTGTCTTGTTTCATCCTAGTGCAGCCGaatcatctctccccccccccccacccatggCCTGCATTGTGTCCTCCCCAGGGCGTTGTTTTGCACAAGAGCCCCAGGGTGTGAAAGAAAGCTCCACCTACAAAAGATATTCTTTCTCACTGGTGCAACATGAGCCTTCCTTAATGTGACAGACAGGCCCTGGGCAGAACATGAATGGAAGCCTTGATTCACCCGCAAATGGAGCGTATGCAAAAAAGCCCCTGGGTGCACCAATGTAAAAGACCACCGCGGGCGTTATGGTAGAGGCATACAGTATGACAGGCACAAGAACAGGGAATAGAGCCACATGCagcttgccaaaaggttaaaagCAAATAAGACTGAGTTGGCCTGAATTTTGTTCATATGGTGTGGGAGTTCTGAAGTACTCAGAACTTCAAGGACCAGTTGAAAGGCCCTTCATTCAAAATTGTCCTAAATGTGTACAGCTACTGAGCAAATGGATGATTAACTACTGCCTGTATTGCAGTAGTTTAGCCCAGAGATGATAAGGGTGTGGGTTGTACAAATGGAGAACATCAAGTAAATCTAGAGTCCTTCCCTTAAGTAATGAAAGTAGTTGAGCCTCCTTCTTCATACTTCCAGAaaattgttttctattttctagTTCTATTTCACTTAGGGAAATTGAATGGCTGGGGTTTTATAGCACTCTAAGACCCAGGCAGGATTCTAGAACATTCTGAACTTATCAACATCATTTTACTCTATTCTAATGTGCTGTGAAAACTCAGCTATTATATTATACAGCATTAATGTTAGCAGTGTAAAGTATCCTCTTCAATATTACCTAGATAATGGCTTTAGATTGTGTGAATTAATTACCACAAACTATCTTATTATGTCTTCAAAATGTTCAGGCTGGATAAATAAGCCAAAGTTGGAAATCAAGGATTTGGTCACAAATGCAGAAGAGAAAGAGCATTGTATCAGGCTGAAAATTGTAGGAGAATTATCATGCAGTTACTTGTTGTTCATAGATGGTCTGATAGCCATCCTGGGAGCATATCTAACTAGCTGAGGGCAGCAAATTTCAGTTAGCTTCCTGGTGAACAGAGCCAGCTGCTAAAAGAGAACATTTCCTGCAAATAAGTGACTTTCAAAAGAAGCATCACATTTCCTACCACAACTAACTTCTGGCTCTTGATTTCCTGCTACTTTGACCTGGGGAAATGTGTACTCTTTCTATTTCTGGGGCCCACTATTGATAGCACAGCCATTCCTTAAGGGCTTGCACTAATTTTCTCTtcggaaagcaaaaaaaaaccttcattctATGGGAAGTGGGGTAAGATCTTATTTTGCTCCAGTGGGGACTATCCTAGAAAACCATGTATGCCAGAGCCAAGATGACCATGTGTCTCTCTACCTTTAGCTGCCTTGTGAGGACCAGATCATCCTTTTGAAGGGCTGCTGCATGGAGATTATGTCACTGCGGGCAGCTGTGCGTTATGATCCTGAAAGTGAAACCCTGACGCTCAGTGGTGAAATGGCCGTCAAGCGGGAGCAGCTGAAGAACGGTGGCTTGGGCGTAGTATCAGATGCCATCTTTGATCTGGGAAAATCCCTCTCTGCCTTCAGCCTGGATGACACTGAAGTGGCACTACTCCAGGCTGTGCTGCTCATGTCCTCAGGTATGCATGGAGGATGGATTATGTTCTCAGTGTGCCCCTTATGTGATTGGCATTATTCAAACATAGGTGAGTCAGGCTAAGGCTGTATATAGCTCAGTATTACCCCCGTTAATTATCAATAACTTTGTAAGAATTCAGATTGAAGTTGTACTTTGTGAGAAGGTAGAACCTGGGCTAGCATCTTAGCTGCAACTTTTCCCTGAGGTCAAGGATGGGCCATGTGCAACTTTGCATTTGTCAAAATGCCTAAGTGAGACCATGACCATCAATAAGTTTGTATTTTTAggtatatttttttcagttttccaaTTCTCCAGCAGAATATGTGTCACATTTGTGGAATTAGGGAATGTTGCACCTGGCTAGTGAATTGTTGCAGGTTTAAAAGGATATTAAATAATGAAGAAGAGGATTAATGTAATGGCTTCAGTCAGTCAATTGTAGGATTAGTTAAAGTGGCCTTTGGATGTGTTGAAAAATTGAATTCAAGTTGAATGTTATTAACTGAACTGCATCATTATGTTCAGGTGAGAAGGTTGCACTGAGAAACCAGAGAGAAAGGAAGCTTGGTCAGTTTAATTTGAGAGTCATTTTGAAGATAGAATTGAGTGATTCAGAGTAAAAAGTTATATTATGACTGTCAGTAAGCAATTCTATGAAGTGACAGAGGTGCACTCCCAATAATAGTCATTAAGTGATCTTTCTGAAGATCATTATAAGATAGCTGTAAGCAGTGAGCAAGAGCCACTTTTAATCTCTGGAGTCTCTTCATACACATAGAGAAACTGTATATCTAAACACTAGAGTAGGAATGGGGAACTTTAATTCTTCGTGCCTAAAACAGCTAGTCAGGCCAGTTTCTACAGACTTTGACAAAGATCTTATCCTGTCTCACAAAGTCTTTGCCTTCCTGCAAGCCCATTTGTGGATGCTCTCTTTTATGGGGCAGAAAAACTAAGGAGCTGAACTTCAGGTGCTGTGCTTTGCACATATGGAGAACACGGGGTTAATTCTAATCTGGGCATAGAGGGCTTTAGTAAGATTTAGTCAGTCAGAAAGGTAATTTGGGATTGGGGCAACTTGGTTGATTGCAGAGGGACAAATTCATACATGCAGCTTCAGCCTGCCTAACATGTATCctctttttccatttattttgcagATCGCAGTGGGCTAATTTGCGTTGATAAGATTGAAAAATGCCAAGAGACCTATCTGCTGGCATTTGAACACTACATCAATTATCGCAAACACAACATTCCCCACTTCTGGCCCAAGCTCCTCATGAAGGTGACTGACCTGCGCATGATTGGGGCTTGCCATGCCAGCCGCTTCCTGCACATGAAGGTGGAATGCCCCACGGAGCTCTTCCCCCCACTCTTCCTCGAGGTCTTTGAGGATCAGGAAGTTTAGGGCgtgaggagggatggagggagggggcaaACAGGGTGGCATGGGCGAATTGGGGACATGGGGCAATTTGGGGCTGGGGCGATGTCTGGACTTGGGTCACAGGGCCCTCACCTCATCACCTCGGACACAACAGATTTtcattgttttgttctgttttgttgttttcattttttttctttttgttttctttttgtttttctaaatatTGCACGTCAGCATCAATGAATCCCCTAGATAGGGGAAGCAAGGGCATCCTTGGTAGGGGGTGGGCCATGAAAAAAGTCAAAGGTATACAAAATCTGGGTTATGAGGTAGACGTGTGCAGTAGCCAACACATCGTTTGtctaggcagattttttttttaaaaaaagtggacaATACAATTCCCACCTTCCTCCTTGTTATGTCCCCTGTTGTCCAAAGTCATCTTTCCAGGGTGAAATGTCTGTCTTAAACTTtaacataaaaaagagaaaaacaatccATATAttattctctcccccctccctccaaaatgCTTTGCCTTTCTCcccttctttaaagaaaagttttCTGCCCCTCCACAACACTGGAAGAAATCGGCACCTCTTGAGCCCTGATCAAACCTCTCTTGTTTAAACGGACTtgattacatacatatatatatatatatatatatatatatatatatatatatatatatatatatatatatatatatatatatatatattcttttgcaCATAACAGTCCCAGGAAACGTCAGAGTGtgtttggttgttgtttttttctttaagaactTTAGCATTTAGTTATCCTCCCTGGGAGGCTAAAATCGAAAATgcacttttttttgtaaaagaaagaaatggaaccgagagagagagagaggaaaagagaaatccTATTAAATAATTAGGGGCAGGTGGGAGGAGGAAGGTCACAGATATTTTGGCAAGAAAAGAGAATAAACCCAAGTTGAGGCTGAAGGTCCACATGTGAAGGACAAATGCACTTTGAGTGAGATAAAAATCTTTCCCCTCAGCTCCTCCCTTAATGGGGAAACAGGTGActgaactataaaaataaaaaaaaatgatctatTTTATATTGCTTTGAATGGCACTGCAGGGCAATGGCACTCTTAAGAGGTGCCTGATTTGTGTTCCAGTGTTGAGAGGTATATTCATCAGCCTTCCTCCTTGCCCCGAtgtcctcttccccccccccaccccaaagcttCAGCCAATCTACCTCCATGTTCAGCAAGGTGGGTGGATTTAACAGATTCCCACCCACACCTGCTGCCCCCTCCCAGCTGAAAGGCTGCATGCAATGTTCCCACTGGGCTTTGAAACGGCCCTTGCTAATTCTTTGCACACGCTTTCCCACGCCACGTGGCGGTACACTTCTTTCTGCACTAGTATTCTCGCTGCCCTGCTGCACCCTCCCTTCAACGCCCTTCTCTCTGGGGAAGAAACGAGGAGAAATCCTAACCCTTCAATGCTCCAAGAGAATCAAAGTTAGGTTtcaattatttcttattttggcGGGGTTTGGGGGGGATGGCACTTAGCAATACAGAAAACACAAAGACAGTGAAATTCATGGGGACATGGCACACCCTTTCCAACCCAGGATTGTACAGCCTTTCTGTATTAAGAGGTTGTGGGCTCTGCATAATAACTTCTCTTTCTCCTGCACAGCATTCCATGTCCCCTGCAATTCTAAGTTACTGGCCCTTTTGTACTCCCAGTTGTATCTGTGCACATGGGAAGAAAAggcaaaggttcctcttgcaAGGCCTGTTGGAAAGGTTATCCTGGCCTGATTAGGTCTAATTTTCCCTTTCGGAGGGGTGCTAGATCAATGAACTAATATACAAATGCACTTCCTTGCACAAAAGGAGGGTCATCCTGCCTCACTTGAAGTGTCATAGGCAGAGCAATGCCCCGAGCCTCAGGTTGCATGAACTGTATCAGAGGTGATCCAGTTGGGAACTTGGAGGCAGGCTACCCACATTTGTAAAACTGAATTGGCCAAGTTGGCGAGAGAAAGACACCTCAAGTTTTTCAAATTAGATATTGTTTCCATTTGAtttcagctttttttccccctcctcattATTTAGTGTTGTGCTTATGTGGTTGTGACTGGTTGTTGGAAAATAGAACCTCTGAAGTTCTGGCCAGCAGTTTAGCTTTATGGGAACATTATTTGGAGAAGGGGAGTAGGGTAAATTGTGATTGACCAGGCCTTACAACTCCATTTCAATAGCCACCAGCCCTGCCTTTAATCCTGGATTTTTGCCTCTTGGCTGATGCTTGGGGAAGGTGGAGCAATTGGTACCTAGGCCCATATTTGACATGGAACATCCAGTTACGAATTCCCACTCTAAAGATTTGCCCTTGGAGGAGGTATTtctaaaggaaaacaaaaaaacaagataaCAACCACCAGCTTCCCGCTTTCTTCCTATCTTTTTCACCTTTAATGCAAGCCAGACTGTGATCACCTTAATGCAAGTATTTTGGCACTTAACACTGTCCATAGATCAGATTGCTCTATCTCTCCTAAACTGCTTTATCTGTGATAGATCCATTTCTCGTCAAATTAATAGccagactttttcttttttctgcaacTGTAATATAATGTTATTCGGGAGAGGGGTATAtttttattccccccctcccttgctctttctctctgtcaCATGGTTTCcgttggaaaaaaaaccctttaccTCTTACCTCATTCAAGACGCCGTGGGAAATGTTACGTGATGGGTTGGGTGCATGTTGGATGTACCATCTGAAGGTTCAGAGGCCGGCGCATGGAGAACTCAGCTCCAATTTAAGCtaatatacagaaatatatatatatatataaatatgtataatttttttttaattaaggaaAATCTTTGTACGGGTCTGTTCACAAAAAGGAAAAATCACACAAACAAAAATTTGGGTTGGAAAAGACATaatgcttttttgtttgtttgtttgatttttgctttatttttatcatcTTTAAATGACATGGGGTTAAATGGGGAAGTAATTGCTGGGCTTGAATTGAAGGGAGTCTGGGGTGATAAATGCCAGCAGTCATACTGGATAATATTCAAGGCAATACCTGTTCCCCAGTCGTCAAATGTGATTATGAATACAGATCTTAACAgtctcatgtttttttttcttaaaaaaaaaaaaaagcaagtttcTAACTGCTATGGTAGTGAAGACAGCTTATGAGGCCCAATGAATCCTCAGAACAGACCTTAACTGGGATTTCCAGTGGTGTGTAGGATACATACCTCTGGTGCAGAAACAGAATACATTATGCAAAATAAGCCCAcgtttttcttaattgttccatTTTTCTTAGAGCAGCATTCAGCTTTTCTTGATTTGGGAGTTAGATGTTTGTGTTTAAAGTGCATAGGAAACACCATGCCCAGTTGTTGTTCCACCAGCTATTTCCCCAAGGAATAAAACTGGGTccattgaaataatgtatcttgAGAAGATGCAGAAGTTTTGCCTTGAAGATATGAGCTAATCTTGGATTTCTTTGATGGAGGAAACTTATTTTGTTCAGCATAGAAGCTGAAGAAACTTGCCTGAAAATATCCCCAAAGCCTCATACCCATGCAATAACAATTTGAAAAGCATCCAAAGATGAGGAACTTTATAGCCTGGTTGACTAATTTCAAAGACTGGTGTTTTCTTATATTACTTATAACATGCTATTCCCTGTACACCTACACAATATGCACATGGCTTATTAGAAATGTAAGTTCCTTCATACTTAATCCAGCTTTTCTCAGAAATAGCTAGTTTATTCAGACCACTTAGCACTGCCCTTTCTTGCTGCAACCCTCATTGTTTTGCCCTTCTCTAATATTACCCATCCCTTCTAAAATCTGTATTGGTCCCATGAAACAGGCTTGCAAGTCTTTGGTAAACAGTTCCCTTCTTACATTAATCTTCCCTGTGCAATAAAATG harbors:
- the THRA gene encoding thyroid hormone receptor alpha isoform X2, giving the protein MEQKPSTVECLSEPEDTRWPDGKRKRKSSQCSVKSNMSGYIPSYLDKDEQCVVCGDKATGYHYRCITCEGCKGFFRRTIQKNLHPTYSCKYDGSCVIDKITRNQCQLCRFKKCIAVGMAMDLVLDDSKRVAKRKLIEENRERRRKEEMMKSLQHRPEPTSEEWELIRIATDAHCSTNAQGSHWKQKRKFLPEDIGQSPMASMPDGDKVDLEAFSEFTKIITPAITRVVDFAKKLPMFSELPCEDQIILLKGCCMEIMSLRAAVRYDPESETLTLSGEMAVKREQLKNGGLGVVSDAIFDLGKSLSAFSLDDTEVALLQAVLLMSSDRSGLICVDKIEKCQETYLLAFEHYINYRKHNIPHFWPKLLMKVTDLRMIGACHASRFLHMKVECPTELFPPLFLEVFEDQEV
- the THRA gene encoding thyroid hormone receptor alpha isoform X1, whose amino-acid sequence is MSLPCPHEQVTLTSNSSNQTSFRNTQLQYPSLLESFEGWAWLKDRWPDGKRKRKSSQCSVKSNMSGYIPSYLDKDEQCVVCGDKATGYHYRCITCEGCKGFFRRTIQKNLHPTYSCKYDGSCVIDKITRNQCQLCRFKKCIAVGMAMDLVLDDSKRVAKRKLIEENRERRRKEEMMKSLQHRPEPTSEEWELIRIATDAHCSTNAQGSHWKQKRKFLPEDIGQSPMASMPDGDKVDLEAFSEFTKIITPAITRVVDFAKKLPMFSELPCEDQIILLKGCCMEIMSLRAAVRYDPESETLTLSGEMAVKREQLKNGGLGVVSDAIFDLGKSLSAFSLDDTEVALLQAVLLMSSDRSGLICVDKIEKCQETYLLAFEHYINYRKHNIPHFWPKLLMKVTDLRMIGACHASRFLHMKVECPTELFPPLFLEVFEDQEV
- the THRA gene encoding thyroid hormone receptor alpha isoform X3, coding for MRWPDGKRKRKSSQCSVKSNMSGYIPSYLDKDEQCVVCGDKATGYHYRCITCEGCKGFFRRTIQKNLHPTYSCKYDGSCVIDKITRNQCQLCRFKKCIAVGMAMDLVLDDSKRVAKRKLIEENRERRRKEEMMKSLQHRPEPTSEEWELIRIATDAHCSTNAQGSHWKQKRKFLPEDIGQSPMASMPDGDKVDLEAFSEFTKIITPAITRVVDFAKKLPMFSELPCEDQIILLKGCCMEIMSLRAAVRYDPESETLTLSGEMAVKREQLKNGGLGVVSDAIFDLGKSLSAFSLDDTEVALLQAVLLMSSDRSGLICVDKIEKCQETYLLAFEHYINYRKHNIPHFWPKLLMKVTDLRMIGACHASRFLHMKVECPTELFPPLFLEVFEDQEV